A region from the Nonlabens sp. YIK11 genome encodes:
- a CDS encoding family 16 glycosylhydrolase, which translates to MFVYRSFLLAVLLVFSSAQAQQMPVDFSESLEVFEGFGGSSFSASTDPNDSANQVGRFLNNGRDQSQGFFLDLERVVDLDFRDFITMDFYATDNASHNVLLKLERGSEQDVEVSAVIPGNSQDTWQNLTFDYSAVQNKGSYSRITIFIDNGALIEGTYLIDNIDDGSEAVDNNVIDEEYDVLVWSDEFDSPNGAKQPINSENWFHQTQLPAGGNWYNGEIQHYTDRIDNSYVENGFLHIVAKRERFTDQNVTKDFTSARLNSKFAFTYGRVDVRARLPLGEGTWPAIWTLGKDVNEDGGYWDDEFGTANWPASGEIDIMEHGLGQRNETSSALHSPCDGCFGATRNYRSQFVSDVTDNWHIYSVNWSPNQITFLVDNEPFYTYNPEVKDDRTWPFAKDHYLLLNVALGGISGNVEPGFTQSPMIIDYVKVYQNQTLGIGEVKETDFQLFPNPATDLVTIQSQQTIDSVQLYSMLGTEIPVNLNSANSFAVENVASGMYLVKVTAGNTTTTKRLLIQ; encoded by the coding sequence ATGTTTGTTTATAGAAGTTTTCTCCTTGCCGTATTACTGGTTTTTTCATCTGCTCAGGCGCAGCAAATGCCAGTTGATTTTTCAGAATCGCTAGAGGTTTTTGAAGGATTTGGCGGCTCTTCATTTTCAGCATCTACAGACCCCAACGACTCGGCTAATCAAGTTGGACGATTTTTAAACAATGGTAGAGATCAATCACAAGGATTTTTCCTGGATCTGGAGCGTGTTGTGGATCTTGATTTTAGAGATTTCATAACTATGGATTTTTACGCAACAGATAATGCTTCACATAACGTACTCCTCAAATTAGAAAGAGGTAGCGAACAAGACGTTGAGGTAAGTGCTGTGATTCCCGGAAATTCTCAGGATACCTGGCAAAACTTGACCTTTGATTATTCTGCCGTTCAAAATAAAGGAAGCTATTCACGCATTACAATTTTCATAGATAATGGTGCTCTGATTGAAGGAACCTATTTAATTGACAACATTGACGATGGCTCTGAGGCTGTGGACAACAATGTTATTGATGAAGAATACGATGTACTGGTATGGTCAGACGAGTTTGACTCGCCGAATGGTGCTAAGCAACCCATCAATAGCGAAAACTGGTTTCATCAAACACAGCTTCCCGCAGGTGGCAACTGGTACAATGGAGAGATCCAACATTATACAGACCGTATCGATAACTCTTATGTAGAAAACGGATTTCTTCATATTGTCGCAAAGCGTGAGCGCTTCACAGATCAAAACGTGACAAAGGATTTTACCTCTGCCAGGCTCAACTCAAAATTTGCATTCACCTATGGTAGAGTAGACGTACGTGCTAGATTACCACTGGGCGAAGGTACCTGGCCGGCCATTTGGACACTTGGTAAAGACGTGAATGAGGATGGTGGTTATTGGGATGATGAATTTGGTACGGCGAACTGGCCTGCAAGCGGCGAGATTGATATTATGGAACACGGTTTGGGTCAAAGAAATGAGACCTCAAGTGCATTGCACTCGCCATGTGATGGATGTTTTGGAGCGACTCGCAACTATAGATCCCAATTTGTTAGCGATGTGACCGACAACTGGCATATCTACTCTGTGAACTGGTCGCCTAACCAGATTACGTTCCTGGTTGATAATGAGCCTTTCTACACCTACAATCCAGAAGTAAAGGACGATCGCACTTGGCCATTTGCCAAGGATCATTACCTTCTATTAAACGTAGCATTAGGTGGTATTTCTGGAAACGTAGAGCCTGGTTTTACACAAAGTCCCATGATCATTGATTATGTCAAAGTGTATCAAAATCAAACCTTGGGAATAGGCGAGGTCAAAGAAACGGACTTTCAATTGTTTCCCAATCCGGCGACAGACCTGGTGACAATTCAATCGCAGCAAACTATCGATAGCGTACAGTTATATAGCATGCTGGGTACCGAGATTCCCGTTAATTTGAATTCGGCGAACAGCTTTGCAGTTGAAAACGTTGCCAGTGGCATGTATTTGGTAAAAGTAACTGCTGGGAATACTACAACTACCAAACGACTGCTCATCCAGTAG